AGTTCCAGGCTTTTTCGATGTCATCGGGAGTCTTGACGGTGCTCTGGCCTTTGCCGGAAGAACTCATGATCGGTTTGATAACGCAAGGCAGGCCTATTTCCTCAACTGCCTGACAAAATTCTTCATAGCTGGATGCGAACCGGTAGGCAGCCGTCGGCAGATTCAGGTCTTCTGCCGCCAGACGGCGGATCCCTTCGCGGTTCATGGTCAGATTGGTGGCCCGGGCGGTCGGGATGATACGGAAGCCTTGCTGTTCCAGCTCCAGCAGGAAGGTGGTGTTGATGGCTTCGATTTCCGGGACGATGAGATCCGGCGATTCCTGCTTGATGATGCGTTCCAGGGCATCCCGGTCGAGCATGTTGGCAACATGGCTGCGGTGGGCGACCTGCATGGCCGGAGCATCGGCATAGCGGTCCACGGCGATGGTTTCGATGCCAAAGCGCTGGGCTTCAATGACGACTTCTTTTCCCAGTTCGCCGCATCCGAGCATCATCAATTTGGTGGCGGATTTTTTAAGTGGGGTCCCGATCATTTTTTCCTCCCGTTATAAAGGGCTGTTTTGGTCTGATGCAATGGTTTTGCAATATGCCCAAAGGTTCGATGGTTGTCAAGTGTAAGGGGCGTTGCGGTCATCGACGTGTAAGGCGTCGGATAACATCGGCATGGGCCGGGTATGCGGCGATAAGGGACTGTCGGTCCGCCAGTTCGAAATCGGCAAAATCGAATCCCGGCGATACGCTGCATCCGGTAAGGGTATAACTGTCTTGTCGGGTGACCGTGGCGCCGAACCAGCATCCGGCTGTAATGACTATCTGAAAGGATTGACCTTTTTGAGGATCGTTCCCAAGGCATGCCCTGCGATATTGGCCGCCGGGGTCGATGATATGGATATCAAGGGGCGAGCCGCTATAAAAATGCCATATTTCATCGGATGCCAGGCGATGCAGAGCAGAGAAGTCGTTGCTCTGCAGCAGGTAGTAAATGGTCGTGGCATAGTGGCGTGAGCCCTGGTAGCGATGCGGCAAAGCGTTGGCGGGTATGGTTTCCGAGGCACGGTATGATTCGCGGAAATAGCCGCCTTCCGGATGGCGGATCAAATCCAGGTGGTCGATCCATTCTTGTGCCGAACGTTGCATGGTTGATGTACTCCCGGCGCGGTCGGATGTCAGGAGTGGGCCGAGGGGCCGTCGCTGACATCGGCATATCTGTTTTTATTTCACTTGGTAAGCCTGCGTTGTCGAAGCATCACTGCCCCAAATTATAGTGCATAAATTCCTGTTCGGACTGAGAAGAGTCATTTTGGTTCTCGGAAACGGCGGGGCCGACGCGATTTCGGTTTTTCTGTTGCGCCAGGCGCAGGGAGAAAGCTTCGAGATTTTCAGGTCGGGCGAAAAGATAACCCTGCCCGATATAGCACCCCAGATCCACCAGGAGGTCCTTTTGCTGATGGGTTTCGATACCTTCGCAGATGGTGGTCAGCCCGAGATTTTCACCCAGGGCAATAATCGTACGGGTAATGGCGATGTCGCCGGGGGCGTTTTCCAGGTCGCGAATGAACGAGCGGTCGATTTTGAGGGTGTCGATGGGAAAATTTTTCAGATAGCTCAACGAAGAATATCCGGTACCAAAATCGTCGATGGCGATATTGGTACCGAGTTGTTTCAGGTCGGTCAGGGTGCTGATGGTTTGTGCGTTGTTCTGCATGAGGGTGTTTTCCGTCAATTCGATTTCCAACGCACCGGTCGGGATGCCGCTTTGTCGGACAATGTCGCTTATCAAAGCGGCGACACCCTCCTGTGCGAAAAGCTGTCCCGACACATTCACCGACAGGCGCAGTTTGTCGTATCCGGCGGCCTGCCATCTGGCGATCTGGGCGCAGGCCTGGCGCAATACCCACTGATCAATCTCGATAATCAGGCCGGATTCCAGGGCCAGGGGGAGGAATGCGCCGGGGAGCTTGAGTCCCTGTTGGGGGTGTTGCCAGCGAATCAGGGTCTCGGCTCCAAGAAGTTGTCCGCTGCGTATATCCACCTGGGGTTGAAAATACAGGACGAATTCGTCGTTTTTGAGCGCGTTGCGCAGATCGTTTTCAAGGATCAGGCGATCCTGGGTCGGTTTGCCCATGGACGGATGATAGAGCCGGAAGGTGTCCCGGCCCTGGCTTTTGGCTTGACGCAAGGCGATGTCGGCATTGCGGATGATGTCTTGCTGATCGTCGCTTCCCTCGGGAAACAGGCAGATGCCGATACTGGTGGTTATGAGTACTTCACAGTTGTCGAACGTGAATGGTTGGGCTATGTCCTTGAGGAGGTGTCCGGCAATGCGGTTGACCTGATGGGTATCCTGGACTTCAGGCAGCAGGATGGCGAATTCGTTGCCTCCGAATCGTGCGATGCAATGGTCTTCGGTCAA
This DNA window, taken from Syntrophotalea carbinolica DSM 2380, encodes the following:
- a CDS encoding cupin domain-containing protein, translated to MQRSAQEWIDHLDLIRHPEGGYFRESYRASETIPANALPHRYQGSRHYATTIYYLLQSNDFSALHRLASDEIWHFYSGSPLDIHIIDPGGQYRRACLGNDPQKGQSFQIVITAGCWFGATVTRQDSYTLTGCSVSPGFDFADFELADRQSLIAAYPAHADVIRRLTRR
- a CDS encoding two-component system response regulator gives rise to the protein MTDRESTRPAMIQIVDDDPAMRLLTRATLEQAGFSVIESADGSEGVSLFRKMRPDLVLLDVIMPQMDGFNVCRLLRKLPEGKEIPIIMLTGMDDVESVRKAFDAGATDFIGKPINWLLLRYRVMHMLRSARLCEDLRVSQARISLAQRIAHLGHWHFNFKTKDFVCSDAVLSLLDRRDDISVHNPESLLRNIHPDDKPRVQAALENAIGNRQPYQENYRINVQGEERRINSQGEIQTNGNGEPEAITGIIQDVTDIYHAEQKIFRLAHFDALTGLAKRKFFMEKLAEAVFLTEHGHGQLAVMILDLDRFKRINENLGHVPGDQILRKMAKRIQRSLQQCHVLYPSSLTEDHCIARFGGNEFAILLPEVQDTHQVNRIAGHLLKDIAQPFTFDNCEVLITTSIGICLFPEGSDDQQDIIRNADIALRQAKSQGRDTFRLYHPSMGKPTQDRLILENDLRNALKNDEFVLYFQPQVDIRSGQLLGAETLIRWQHPQQGLKLPGAFLPLALESGLIIEIDQWVLRQACAQIARWQAAGYDKLRLSVNVSGQLFAQEGVAALISDIVRQSGIPTGALEIELTENTLMQNNAQTISTLTDLKQLGTNIAIDDFGTGYSSLSYLKNFPIDTLKIDRSFIRDLENAPGDIAITRTIIALGENLGLTTICEGIETHQQKDLLVDLGCYIGQGYLFARPENLEAFSLRLAQQKNRNRVGPAVSENQNDSSQSEQEFMHYNLGQ